A window from Mytilus galloprovincialis chromosome 8, xbMytGall1.hap1.1, whole genome shotgun sequence encodes these proteins:
- the LOC143042943 gene encoding uncharacterized protein LOC143042943, translating into MKILKMIIYIFVWILGSVRSEKCYNNASNGVSLSWFCCNNHEEKNGTCIECNIGYVSKDGFPCIPCLPKRWGKKCGYVCSCQKNERCDSVYGCVDKTVISGSDEVGKCYNKSSKGVRKTWFCCNNHEEKNGKCVGCGIGYVSKDGFPCMSCLPGRWGRKCGYMCSCQNNERCDNVYGCVKTGNTISYCKTIIRFLNISLGDKKNKEKQ; encoded by the exons ATGAAGATACTGAAaatgattatttatatttttgtttggaTTTTAGGCTCTGTTCGAAGTGAAAAATGTTACAATAATGCAAG CAATGGTGTAAGTTTGTCATGGTTTTGTTGTAATAATCACGAGGAGAAGAATGGCACGTGTATAG AATGTAACATTGGGTATGTGTCAAAGGACGGGTTCCCGTGTATACCATGTTTACCGAAAAGATGGGGAAAGAAATGCGGATACGTTTGTAGCTGTCAAAAGAACGAAAG GTGTGATAGCGTATATGGATGTGTTGATAAAACTGTTATCTCAG GATCTGATGAAGTCGGCAAATGCTACAATAAGTCAAG CAAAGGTGTAAGAAAGACATGGTTTTGTTGTAACAATCACGAGGAGAAAAATGGCAAGTGTGTAG GATGTGGAATTGGATATGTTTCAAAGGACGGATTTCCATGCATGTCTTGTTTACCAGGAAGGTGGGGGAGAAAATGTGGATATATGTGTAGCTGCCAAAACAACGAGAG ATGTGATAATGTGTATGGATGTGTAAAAACAGGTAACACTATATCTTACTGCAAAACAATTATTCGGTTTTTAAACATCAGTTTaggagataaaaaaaataaagaaaaacagtaA